The Streptococcus pantholopis genome has a segment encoding these proteins:
- a CDS encoding HD domain-containing protein, whose protein sequence is MNEKVFRDPVHNYIHVSSQLIYDLINTKEFQRLRRIKQVPTTAFTFHGAEHSRFSHCLGVYEIARRVTEIFEQKYAGIWNADESLLTMAAALLHDIGHGAYSHTFERLFATDHEAFSREIITSPETEIYNVLSQFSPDFPEKVASVINHTYPNQQVVQLISSQVDCDRMDYLLRDSYYSAANYGQFDLMRILRVIRPTAEGIAFERNGMHAVEDYIVSRFQMYMQVYFHPASRSVEVLLEKLLKRAKWLFKQDRYFFEKTAPNLLPFLQENFTLDDYLALDDGVMNAYFQSWMTAEDKILADLSSRFINRKLFKSVTFDGESQSQLYRLTDLVQSVGFDPEYYTGIQASFDLPYDIYRPEKENPRTQIEIIQKDQKLAELSTLSPIVKTLTGTSYGDQRFYFPKEMLHLNDLFAANKEIFISYTANDHFTPPVN, encoded by the coding sequence ATGAATGAAAAAGTTTTTCGTGATCCTGTTCACAACTACATCCATGTCAGCAGCCAGCTGATTTACGATTTGATTAATACGAAAGAATTTCAGCGGCTTCGGCGCATTAAGCAAGTTCCGACTACTGCTTTTACCTTTCACGGCGCTGAACACAGCCGTTTTTCACATTGCCTGGGAGTCTATGAAATTGCTCGCAGGGTTACCGAAATCTTTGAACAGAAATATGCGGGCATTTGGAATGCTGATGAATCGCTTTTAACTATGGCAGCAGCTTTGCTCCATGATATCGGACACGGAGCCTATTCCCATACCTTTGAGCGGCTGTTCGCTACTGACCATGAAGCTTTTAGTCGGGAGATTATCACCAGCCCCGAGACAGAAATTTACAATGTTCTCAGCCAGTTTTCTCCGGATTTTCCGGAAAAAGTGGCCAGTGTGATTAACCATACTTACCCTAATCAACAGGTTGTTCAGCTAATATCCAGTCAAGTGGACTGTGACCGCATGGACTATCTTCTTAGAGATTCATATTATTCAGCAGCCAACTACGGTCAGTTTGATTTGATGCGGATTCTGCGTGTTATCCGTCCGACTGCAGAAGGGATTGCTTTTGAGCGCAACGGTATGCATGCTGTAGAAGATTATATTGTCAGCCGTTTTCAAATGTATATGCAGGTCTATTTCCATCCGGCCAGCCGATCCGTCGAAGTCCTGCTGGAAAAATTGCTAAAACGGGCTAAGTGGCTTTTTAAACAGGACCGCTATTTCTTTGAAAAAACAGCGCCAAATCTCCTCCCCTTTCTGCAGGAAAACTTTACACTCGACGATTATTTAGCTTTGGATGATGGGGTCATGAATGCCTATTTTCAGTCCTGGATGACTGCTGAAGATAAGATTTTGGCTGATTTATCCAGCCGCTTCATCAACCGCAAACTTTTTAAATCTGTAACATTTGATGGAGAATCTCAGTCTCAGCTTTACCGTCTGACTGATTTAGTACAGTCTGTCGGCTTTGACCCCGAATACTATACCGGCATTCAAGCCAGTTTTGACCTCCCCTATGACATTTACCGTCCGGAAAAAGAGAATCCCAGAACACAGATTGAAATCATTCAGAAAGACCAAAAATTAGCAGAGTTATCCACCTTATCGCCTATTGTAAAAACCCTGACCGGAACCAGCTATGGCGATCAGCGCTTCTACTTCCCTAAAGAAATGCTGCACTTAAACGATCTTTTTGCTGCTAATAAAGAAATTTTTATCAGCTATACAGCTAATGACCATTTTACACCGCCCGTAAATTAA
- a CDS encoding PTS transporter subunit EIIB, with protein MTASSTEKLAEALLDCLGGSANIKDVRYCSTRLRFRLKKKSRVDSDRLKMISGIAAAAERNGQYQLVLVHYKTKDVYDALTDNGLKGVGMVDAQDAWIN; from the coding sequence ATGACTGCAAGCTCAACTGAAAAATTGGCAGAGGCACTCTTGGACTGCCTAGGCGGTTCCGCTAATATTAAGGATGTCCGCTACTGCAGCACCCGTCTGCGTTTTCGCCTGAAAAAAAAGAGCAGAGTTGACAGCGACCGTCTTAAGATGATATCAGGTATTGCAGCTGCGGCAGAGCGTAACGGCCAGTATCAGCTTGTTCTTGTTCATTACAAAACAAAGGACGTTTATGATGCCCTAACAGACAATGGTCTTAAAGGTGTTGGTATGGTAGATGCACAGGATGCTTGGATAAATTAG
- the yidA gene encoding sugar-phosphatase, with protein sequence MSIKLVAVDIDGTLITKDRKITPDVYEAIQAAKKQGTKIVLATGRPLAGVQNLLTELKLKDEGDYVITFNGSLVQDTAKGADVIKKTLTYEDYLDLEFWSRKINVHLHAITKKGIYTANRDIGKYTVHEATLVDMPVFYRTPEEMAGHEIVKVMMIDEPEILDAAIAKLPQELYDKYTIVKSTPFYLEIINKEASKGKALTHLAQQLGLSADETMAIGDEANDRAMLEAAGTPVAMANAVEEIKNLAHYITKSNEESGVAYAIRQWVLK encoded by the coding sequence ATGTCGATTAAACTTGTTGCTGTTGATATTGACGGCACTCTTATTACTAAGGACCGGAAAATTACGCCTGACGTTTATGAAGCGATTCAGGCTGCTAAGAAACAGGGGACTAAAATTGTTTTAGCCACCGGCCGTCCGCTTGCCGGTGTTCAAAATCTGCTGACAGAACTGAAACTGAAAGATGAAGGGGATTATGTCATTACCTTCAATGGCAGTTTGGTGCAGGATACAGCTAAAGGCGCTGATGTGATTAAAAAAACGCTGACCTATGAAGACTATCTGGATCTTGAGTTTTGGAGTCGCAAAATCAATGTCCACCTCCATGCTATCACTAAAAAAGGCATTTATACCGCTAACAGAGATATCGGCAAATATACTGTTCACGAAGCAACACTCGTTGATATGCCGGTCTTTTACCGGACACCGGAAGAAATGGCAGGTCATGAAATTGTTAAAGTTATGATGATTGACGAGCCAGAGATTTTAGATGCAGCCATTGCTAAACTTCCTCAGGAACTCTATGATAAATACACCATTGTCAAATCAACTCCCTTTTATCTGGAAATTATCAATAAAGAGGCCAGCAAAGGCAAGGCTCTCACTCATTTAGCCCAACAGCTGGGTCTGAGTGCCGATGAAACAATGGCAATAGGCGATGAAGCAAATGATCGGGCAATGCTGGAGGCCGCTGGGACGCCAGTAGCCATGGCCAATGCTGTAGAAGAAATTAAAAATCTGGCTCATTATATTACAAAATCAAATGAAGAAAGCGGCGTAGCCTATGCGATTCGCCAATGGGTACTAAAATAA
- a CDS encoding ABC transporter permease, which produces MMNKLRSLLWLRWQFLLSNKLFMFMVLTPPFYVLLLSTIGDSSVTAAYIGTGINTVYSITAGSFISMMIAEEKEKKNLKTLILTGVNQKEYILSVILFPICFSLAASILLPLLLHVRNMDWGKFLLVVGLTIVIFVLLNLLIAFLAKNQMQASLFSLSLYLLANFLPILAAEIKWLKNVLDWSFIGANSKYFSQLADFELTDPSLLALVLWILLAGTALYFAYKRNRKLT; this is translated from the coding sequence ATGATGAATAAATTGAGAAGTTTGCTTTGGCTGCGCTGGCAGTTTTTGCTGAGTAATAAACTGTTTATGTTTATGGTACTGACACCACCCTTTTATGTTTTGCTCCTGTCAACCATCGGGGATTCGTCGGTTACGGCGGCTTACATTGGTACTGGAATTAACACAGTCTACAGCATAACTGCTGGATCTTTTATCTCTATGATGATAGCAGAAGAAAAGGAAAAAAAGAACCTTAAAACCTTAATCTTAACTGGAGTTAATCAGAAAGAATACATTCTCAGTGTTATTCTGTTTCCAATTTGTTTTTCTTTGGCGGCCAGTATTCTGCTCCCTTTATTACTCCATGTCCGGAACATGGACTGGGGAAAGTTTTTACTTGTTGTCGGTTTGACCATTGTTATTTTTGTCCTGCTTAATTTATTAATTGCCTTTTTAGCTAAAAACCAAATGCAGGCCAGTTTGTTTAGTCTGAGTTTATATTTGCTGGCTAACTTTTTACCGATTTTAGCTGCAGAGATTAAGTGGTTAAAAAATGTGCTGGACTGGTCCTTTATCGGTGCTAATTCCAAATATTTTTCACAGCTGGCTGATTTTGAACTGACGGATCCATCTCTGCTGGCTTTAGTCCTGTGGATTCTTTTAGCTGGTACAGCCTTATATTTTGCCTATAAGCGCAATAGGAAACTGACATAA
- a CDS encoding aminoacyltransferase: MVTYKIGISKTEHDEFVKASKQTNLLQSSDWAQVKDNWGNERLGFYQEGVLVASASVLIRPLLLGMTMLYIPRGPVMDYNDSALVKEVITALKAYGKTKQALFIKFDPALLLKQYKIEQEAEENTETLAQLAHLQEAGARWTGRTKAIAESIQPRFQANVYTDSNLTATFPKHTKRLMKDAQKRGVETSRGDITDVKAFADVVALTENRKGVALRNEDYFKKMMTIYGDNAYLHLAKVNLSKRLQEYKEQLTQIQKDLSETGEHQKKRLTKLKQQEASVSKYITEFEDYVSQYPDELIIAGILSVRFGNVMEMLYAGMNDAFKKFYPQYSLYPKVFEDAYNDGIIWANMGGVEGSLDDGLTKFKANFNPTIEEFIGEFNIPVNKWLYPLANYAYEARKKRNNH; encoded by the coding sequence ATGGTTACATACAAAATTGGGATTTCAAAGACAGAACATGATGAGTTTGTCAAAGCCAGCAAGCAGACCAACCTCCTGCAAAGCTCTGACTGGGCACAAGTCAAGGATAACTGGGGCAACGAACGCTTAGGCTTTTACCAAGAGGGTGTGCTGGTGGCCTCAGCATCTGTTCTTATCAGACCTTTGCTGCTCGGAATGACCATGCTCTATATCCCGCGCGGACCCGTTATGGATTATAATGATTCTGCTCTGGTTAAAGAAGTGATAACTGCTTTGAAAGCCTACGGAAAAACAAAACAGGCACTTTTTATTAAGTTTGACCCTGCCCTACTTCTTAAACAGTACAAGATAGAGCAGGAAGCAGAGGAAAACACTGAAACGCTTGCCCAGCTGGCTCACCTTCAGGAGGCCGGAGCCCGCTGGACAGGCCGAACTAAGGCAATTGCAGAGAGCATCCAGCCGCGTTTCCAGGCTAATGTCTACACAGACAGTAATCTAACAGCAACTTTCCCCAAACATACGAAACGATTGATGAAGGATGCCCAGAAACGAGGAGTAGAAACCAGCCGCGGCGACATTACTGATGTCAAAGCTTTCGCAGATGTGGTGGCTTTAACTGAAAACCGTAAAGGGGTAGCCTTACGTAATGAAGATTATTTCAAAAAAATGATGACCATATACGGAGACAATGCCTATCTGCACCTTGCTAAAGTCAATCTGTCTAAACGCCTGCAAGAGTACAAAGAACAGCTAACTCAGATTCAAAAAGATCTGTCTGAGACCGGAGAACATCAGAAAAAACGTTTGACCAAGCTCAAGCAGCAAGAAGCCTCAGTCAGCAAATATATCACCGAATTCGAAGACTATGTCAGCCAATATCCTGATGAGCTGATTATTGCCGGCATTCTTTCTGTTCGCTTTGGCAATGTTATGGAAATGCTCTATGCCGGCATGAATGATGCTTTCAAAAAATTCTACCCGCAGTACTCTCTTTACCCCAAAGTTTTTGAAGATGCCTATAACGATGGGATCATTTGGGCTAATATGGGAGGGGTGGAAGGCAGTCTGGATGACGGCCTGACCAAATTTAAAGCCAATTTCAACCCGACAATTGAAGAATTTATCGGCGAATTCAATATCCCTGTCAATAAATGGCTCTATCCTTTAGCAAATTACGCCTATGAGGCCAGAAAAAAGAGGAATAATCACTAA
- a CDS encoding aminoacyltransferase, with translation MPLTTLSQEQFVDFCQSLSYKSFMQSVQMADLLKKRGAAVEFIAYSKEDTVLVAALLYSMPMTGGLHMEINSGPAVADRRYLDVFYEELRDYAKKKGALELIVKPYDTYQTFDTNGQPIDQNRPEMIDNLLNAGYEHDGLLTGYPGGEPDWHYVKDLTELEPASLIKSFSKKGRPLIKKAKTFGIKLRPLKRDELTIFKEVTAATSNRRDYQDKPLDYYQDFYDSFGRDCEFMIASLNFQDYLANLQKDQDRLGQKISKLKTDLAAKPSEKKQNQLREITSQFETFSVRIAEAEELIAKYGSEDVVLAASLFIYTPQEAVYLFSGSYPEFNKFYAPALLQEYVMLEAMQRGIKTYNLLGITGEFDGSDGVLRFKQNFNGYITRKTGTFRYYPHPLKAKFLQGLKKILGRQ, from the coding sequence ATGCCTTTAACAACTTTAAGTCAAGAACAATTCGTTGATTTCTGCCAGTCACTCTCTTATAAATCCTTTATGCAGTCTGTCCAGATGGCTGACTTACTGAAAAAACGGGGTGCTGCTGTCGAATTTATCGCTTACAGCAAAGAAGACACTGTCCTTGTCGCAGCTCTTCTTTACAGCATGCCTATGACCGGAGGGCTTCATATGGAAATCAATTCCGGACCGGCAGTCGCTGATCGCCGCTATCTGGACGTTTTCTATGAGGAACTTCGAGATTATGCTAAAAAGAAGGGTGCTTTAGAACTTATCGTTAAACCTTACGACACCTACCAAACCTTTGATACTAACGGCCAGCCGATTGATCAGAATCGTCCGGAAATGATTGACAATCTACTGAATGCAGGCTATGAGCATGACGGTCTGCTGACCGGCTATCCGGGAGGCGAGCCCGATTGGCATTATGTTAAGGATTTAACTGAACTTGAACCGGCCAGTCTCATCAAGTCGTTCAGCAAAAAAGGCCGCCCGCTGATTAAAAAAGCCAAGACTTTCGGTATCAAATTGCGCCCTTTAAAACGAGATGAATTGACTATTTTCAAAGAGGTCACTGCCGCTACATCTAACCGCCGTGATTATCAAGACAAACCGCTTGATTATTATCAGGACTTCTATGACAGCTTTGGCCGTGACTGTGAATTTATGATTGCCAGTCTCAATTTCCAAGATTATCTCGCTAATCTGCAAAAAGACCAAGACAGACTTGGACAAAAAATAAGCAAACTGAAAACCGATTTAGCTGCCAAGCCATCTGAAAAAAAACAAAATCAGCTGCGGGAAATCACAAGCCAGTTTGAAACTTTTTCTGTTCGTATTGCCGAAGCAGAGGAACTGATTGCCAAATATGGTTCTGAAGATGTAGTTTTGGCAGCCAGCCTCTTCATCTATACACCGCAGGAAGCTGTTTATTTATTTAGCGGCTCCTATCCTGAGTTCAACAAATTCTATGCTCCGGCCCTGCTGCAGGAATATGTCATGCTAGAGGCCATGCAACGTGGTATTAAAACCTATAATTTACTCGGTATTACTGGTGAGTTTGATGGTTCCGACGGTGTCCTTCGGTTCAAACAAAATTTCAATGGCTACATCACACGAAAAACAGGCACCTTCCGCTACTATCCCCATCCCTTGAAAGCCAAATTTCTTCAGGGACTTAAAAAAATTTTAGGACGGCAGTAG
- a CDS encoding SLC13 family permease, giving the protein MTIQMILALGILLLMIVMIMSDKFAFGAPPVFACLLLVVTGLATVQEAFAGFINSTVVMIAGFMVVMAGLMKTSLISRVQATILNLVSKGGYKSYVLLVLVVMLGASLVGTGATGYYVLILSLVATIPYSKKLPTSKLMMPLGFATNHPLFPLNVALTYGVTVSVLQAAGYTETLSTGRFALANAFLSLGYLLWAVIGYRFLPDHSVREAAAEEEQEQSISQNDLPVWKEYVTILAFAVSVVGMMMINSLGEIAYIVPALAAAVLLFIDVLDFKEVRDNMAGPIVLMTAGVIGVADALGNTGFTAMIGEAVAKAVGGQINPFIFIFLFALLTSTSATFTGSNMGSVYIFAPIAIASGISLGINPAAVATAVVVSGWNGGYMPIDGMPAMILGMGSYKLTDFWKFSVPMYFVRLVALCIGAIVMFP; this is encoded by the coding sequence ATGACAATACAAATGATTCTTGCTCTGGGGATTTTGCTTCTGATGATTGTGATGATCATGTCAGATAAATTCGCCTTTGGAGCGCCGCCCGTTTTCGCCTGTCTCCTTCTGGTTGTAACCGGTCTGGCTACTGTTCAGGAGGCTTTTGCAGGTTTTATTAACTCGACGGTTGTTATGATTGCCGGCTTTATGGTTGTCATGGCCGGACTGATGAAAACCAGTTTAATCAGCAGGGTGCAGGCCACTATACTGAATTTAGTCAGTAAAGGAGGGTATAAGAGCTATGTTCTCTTGGTTCTGGTTGTTATGCTGGGAGCCAGTCTGGTGGGGACAGGAGCAACCGGTTACTATGTTCTGATTTTATCTTTAGTGGCTACTATTCCTTACAGTAAAAAACTGCCGACTTCTAAACTGATGATGCCCTTAGGATTTGCTACCAACCATCCGCTCTTTCCGCTTAATGTTGCTTTGACTTATGGCGTGACGGTGAGTGTTTTACAGGCAGCCGGTTACACCGAAACCCTGTCGACCGGCCGTTTTGCTCTAGCCAATGCCTTTCTTTCTCTGGGGTATCTGCTCTGGGCTGTGATTGGCTATCGTTTTCTGCCGGATCACTCGGTGAGAGAAGCTGCTGCTGAGGAAGAGCAGGAGCAGTCTATCAGCCAAAACGATCTCCCTGTCTGGAAAGAGTATGTCACAATCCTTGCTTTTGCAGTCAGTGTTGTCGGTATGATGATGATAAACAGCTTAGGTGAAATTGCCTATATTGTTCCGGCTTTGGCAGCTGCTGTTTTGCTTTTTATTGATGTCCTTGATTTTAAAGAAGTCCGAGATAATATGGCAGGGCCGATTGTCCTGATGACTGCTGGTGTTATCGGTGTGGCTGATGCATTGGGCAATACGGGCTTTACTGCTATGATCGGTGAGGCAGTAGCTAAAGCAGTAGGCGGACAGATTAATCCCTTTATTTTCATTTTCCTTTTTGCCTTGTTAACCAGTACCAGTGCGACTTTTACAGGTTCTAACATGGGCTCTGTTTATATTTTTGCTCCGATTGCCATTGCTTCCGGTATCAGTCTGGGAATCAATCCGGCTGCGGTCGCAACAGCTGTTGTTGTATCCGGCTGGAACGGCGGCTATATGCCAATCGATGGGATGCCGGCTATGATTTTAGGTATGGGCAGTTATAAACTGACTGATTTTTGGAAATTTTCCGTTCCTATGTACTTTGTCCGGCTGGTTGCCCTGTGTATCGGTGCTATTGTTA
- a CDS encoding DUF1934 domain-containing protein, which yields MQVEIKNIIQTDKQTETIREVHDCQLGQKNGMAYILYQNTDKERVLLKYKEQELLMVRYSEPRTIMSFQEDRLTAAQIPTPLGLQKLTVETTRLFIQPENQYIAADYVLKQAETEDVFARYQLTISWY from the coding sequence ATGCAAGTAGAAATCAAAAATATTATTCAGACAGATAAGCAGACAGAGACAATTCGTGAAGTTCATGACTGTCAGCTGGGCCAAAAAAATGGGATGGCTTATATTTTGTATCAAAATACAGATAAAGAGCGGGTTTTGCTGAAGTACAAAGAACAAGAACTGCTGATGGTTCGTTATTCAGAGCCCAGAACGATTATGAGCTTTCAAGAAGACCGTCTAACGGCTGCTCAAATACCGACTCCCTTGGGACTACAGAAATTGACAGTCGAAACGACTCGTCTTTTCATTCAGCCTGAAAATCAGTATATTGCTGCTGATTATGTTCTGAAACAGGCAGAAACGGAAGATGTTTTTGCCCGTTATCAGCTGACTATCAGCTGGTACTAA